One window of the Eucalyptus grandis isolate ANBG69807.140 chromosome 8, ASM1654582v1, whole genome shotgun sequence genome contains the following:
- the LOC104414080 gene encoding transcription factor bHLH18, whose amino-acid sequence MPSFAARSVGTSQAFTERPQKRLKTESCSSPCATEHKTMTCNAAMLPAPSPSPDSRLISFGNPDSSPAISDRLYGTFEVQDCEGPKMKSASPMSRTPAHAQEHVLAERKRREKITERFIALSAVIPNLSKMDKASILEDAIKYLKELQQRVKALEEEVATKTVESVIVVKKSELAAADNMSSLSDGNSCNQIDQQLSLPEIEARVSGKCVLIKIHCEKRNGFISKLIGEIEKLNLTVENSCVMPFGSSFLDVTILAQMDVGFSLNVRDLAKILRQALLDFM is encoded by the exons ATGCCCAGTTTTGCCGCACGATCTGTCGGAACATCTCAAGCGTTCACCGAGAGGCCCCAGAAACGGCTTAAGACTGAGAGCTGCAGCTCCCCGTGTGCAACAGAGCACAAAACGATGACTTGCAACGCGGCTATGTTGCCGGCTCCATCTCCGTCTCCTGATTCCCGCTTGATATCTTTCGGGAACCCTGATTCATCTCCAGCCATATCCGATCGGCTCTATG GCACTTTTGAAGTCCAAGATTGTGAGGGACCAAAGATGAAAAGCGCCAGCCCAATGAGCAGGACACCGGCACACGCACAAGAGCACGTGCTAGCTGAAAGGAAGCGCCGCGAGAAGATCACTGAGCGTTTCATCGCACTCTCAGCTGTCATTCCGAACCTTAGCAAG ATGGACAAGGCTTCCATCCTCGAGGATGCCATCAAGTACTTGAAAGAGCTTCAACAACGCGTCAAGGCGCTTGAGGAGGAGGTGGCAACTAAGACTGTGGAGTCCGTCATCGTGGTGAAGAAGTCCGAACTTGCTGCAGCCGACAACATGTCTTCTTTGTCCGACGGGAACTCCTGCAATCAAATTGACCAGCAACTCTCGCTTCCGGAAATTGAGGCACGAGTCTCTGGAAAGTGTGTCCTCATCAAAATCCACTGCGAGAAGCGTAATGGTTTTATATCAAAATTGATCGgcgaaatagagaaattgaaccTAACTGTCGAGAACAGCTGCGTCATGCCCTTTGGGAGTTCCTTTCTAGATGTTACCATCTTAGCTCAG aTGGACGTGGGATTCAGCTTGAACGTGAGGGATCTCGCGAAGATTCTGCGTCAAGCTCTTCTGGATTTCATGTGA